The stretch of DNA GAGTCCGGCCAATCTCCTGATTCACCAATTCCTGGATATCACCTGCAATCCGGGGGACGAGGTGGTGCTGTTCACACCTGCGTTTCCCTCTTACTGGGCTGCCGCCACCCATCAGGGCATTCAGGTCAGGCCGGTGCGGTTGGATGAGCGGGACGGATTTCATTTGTCACGACACGCCATCGATACCGCTTTGGCTGCTGAACCCCGGGCGGTGATCGTTAATAACGCGAACAATCCTACGGGAGCCGTCTACGACTCAGCACTGCTGCGAGAACTCGCGGGACGGTGTGAAGAAGCCGGAATTTGGCTGTTGAGCGATGAAACCTACGCTGACCTGACCTTCGACCGTTCATTCTGTACTCTCGCGTCGGCCCAAGCCAGGCATGTCGTTGCGATCTCTTCTTTTTCGAAGGTCTTTTCGATCCCTGGGTTTCGAACCGGATATGCCTTTGCCCATGAAGCCGTCGCCGAAAAACTGGCGCTCTCGAATTCGACCCTCTATTCGTGTCTGCCGATATTCACCCAGCTAGGTTGTTTGGCCGGTCTGACGGTGTTCGATACCTACGCCGATGAGATCCGGACTCGGGGAGCTCGCCTCCTCGGAGTGTGCCATGACCGCATCAATCGTTCCGGGATCCTTAGCTGCCACAAGCCGGAGTCCGGATTCTATCTGTTCGTGGACATTAGTCGTAGCGGGCTCGACGACATGACCTTTTGCCAACGGTTGTTGGACGAACACCACACGGCCGTGACACCGGGCCGAAGTTTTGGCAGCGCCTATGCGTCGTTCATCCGTCTGGCCACGTGCGGGCGGGAAGAGGATGTTTACGAAGGGCTGTCCCGCACGATCGAGTTTGCCCAGTCACTGAGAGGTTGCCGTGTCCAAGCCGCT from Nitrospira sp. encodes:
- a CDS encoding pyridoxal phosphate-dependent aminotransferase, producing MAHHTEPIPQTAHGLNFSARGARLIGQEMFRVMDRAQVLERQGHRIYHLELGNPRLAPPSAIVDSAIQALREQHLGYAPTAGVKELRAALADRYASLTGQALTDAHVVMSPANLLIHQFLDITCNPGDEVVLFTPAFPSYWAAATHQGIQVRPVRLDERDGFHLSRHAIDTALAAEPRAVIVNNANNPTGAVYDSALLRELAGRCEEAGIWLLSDETYADLTFDRSFCTLASAQARHVVAISSFSKVFSIPGFRTGYAFAHEAVAEKLALSNSTLYSCLPIFTQLGCLAGLTVFDTYADEIRTRGARLLGVCHDRINRSGILSCHKPESGFYLFVDISRSGLDDMTFCQRLLDEHHTAVTPGRSFGSAYASFIRLATCGREEDVYEGLSRTIEFAQSLRGCRVQAA